One stretch of Candidatus Sulfotelmatobacter sp. DNA includes these proteins:
- a CDS encoding NAD-dependent deacylase gives MHDLDELRARLANARSIAVLTGSGISAESGLPTFRGVGGLWRTHRVEQLASPDGFASDPVLVWTWYLERRRAHADVEPSAAHRALAAFEARASDFTLITQNVDSLHHRAGSRRVLELHGALREARCTACDARRPVDEMTLDTLAHACGGWWRPDIVWFGEPLPRAALEEAFAAARRADVMLVVGTSGLVHPAASLATRRCTDAYVVEINPEETVLSAQVDRSIRAGASAVLPDLLR, from the coding sequence GTGCACGATCTTGACGAACTGCGTGCTCGGCTCGCCAACGCCCGCTCGATTGCCGTCCTGACCGGGTCGGGAATCTCCGCGGAGAGCGGCTTGCCGACGTTTCGCGGCGTCGGCGGTCTGTGGCGCACGCACCGCGTCGAGCAGTTGGCCTCACCGGACGGCTTCGCGAGCGATCCGGTGTTGGTCTGGACGTGGTATCTCGAGCGACGCCGTGCCCACGCGGACGTCGAGCCGTCGGCGGCGCACCGCGCGCTGGCGGCCTTCGAGGCGCGCGCGTCCGACTTCACGCTGATCACGCAGAACGTCGACTCGCTGCACCATCGCGCCGGCTCGCGGCGCGTGCTCGAGCTGCACGGCGCGCTGCGCGAGGCGCGCTGCACCGCGTGCGACGCGCGGCGTCCGGTCGACGAGATGACGCTCGACACGCTCGCGCACGCGTGCGGCGGCTGGTGGCGGCCGGACATCGTCTGGTTCGGGGAACCGTTGCCGCGCGCCGCGCTCGAGGAAGCGTTCGCCGCCGCGCGGCGTGCCGACGTCATGCTGGTCGTCGGCACGTCGGGACTGGTGCATCCCGCCGCGTCGCTGGCGACGCGGCGCTGCACGGACGCGTACGTCGTCGAGATCAATCCGGAAGAGACGGTGCTCAGCGCGCAGGTCGACCGGTCGATCCGCGCCGGCGCGTCGGCCGTACTGCCGGACCTCTTGCGATGA